A genome region from Etheostoma cragini isolate CJK2018 chromosome 4, CSU_Ecrag_1.0, whole genome shotgun sequence includes the following:
- the LOC117944004 gene encoding delta-type opioid receptor — translation MPLPNSTGSEGVMGNGSDTELRNVEQVLVPILDVLILVMGVSGHTMVMVILCGRRRSGVGRIGRIGYSPQSSTTGTGTDVLLMALSVADLLLLSILPFHTVAIVMQRWPFGDVMCRLLSFLGSACSSASAYTLATLAVSRYLTVVKPARAYSLLSPSRVSLAAALLWIPACCLATPQLVFRFVGTPQRAPDGLACFAFLSHRDQLIYGLFHFLVSFLLPLVTIAVAYGSIYMFLWGRQHAGRAPQVERYQSRVTQTSAMLVLAFTLCWLPSYGLTLALLADNITGATGASPRYGPFGVFSRVMATSSTVMNPILYVLMSQKFRQDLLRLFKRRGQRASDGVAMAAA, via the coding sequence ATGCCGCTGCCGAACTCTACAGGTTCAGAGGGTGTGATGGGGAATGGCAGTGACACTGAGCTGCGCAATGTGGAGCAAGTCCTGGTCCCGATATTGGATGTTCTGATTCTGGTGATGGGAGTTAGTGGGCACACCATGGTGATGGTGATCCTCTGTGGGAGGCGGAGAAGTGGGGTGGGACGCATTGGACGCATTGGATATTCCCCTCAAAGCTCCACAACCGGCACTGGAACCGATGTCCTCCTGATGGCTCTGAGCGTCGCAGACCTGCTTTTGCTCTCCATACTTCCCTTCCACACTGTTGCCATAGTCATGCAGCGATGGCCGTTTGGAGACGTCATGTGTCGTCTGTTGAGCTTCTTGGGATCAGCCTGCTCCTCAGCCAGTGCCTACACACTGGCCACACTGGCTGTGTCTCGCTATCTGACTGTGGTGAAGCCGGCCAGAGCCTATAGCCTCCTCTCCCCTAGCCGGGTGTCTCTAGCTGCTGCGCTCCTTTGGATCCCTGCCTGCTGCCTGGCTACCCCCCAGCTGGTTTTTCGCTTTGTAGGAACCCCACAGCGAGCCCCTGATGGCCTTGCTTGTTTTGCTTTCCTGTCCCACCGAGACCAACTCATCTATGGATTGTTTCACTTCCTCGTGTCCTTCTTGCTTCCACTTGTCACCATTGCAGTGGCATATGGCAGCATCTACATGTTCCTGTGGGGGAGGCAGCATGCTGGTAGGGCCCCCCAAGTAGAGCGCTACCAGAGCAGAGTAACCCAGACGTCAGCCATGCTGGTGCTGGCTTTTACCTTGTGCTGGTTGCCGTCCTACGGCCTGACACTCGCCTTATTGGCCGATAACATCACAGGGGCTACTGGCGCCTCACCTCGTTATGGCCCCTTTGGCGTATTTTCACGTGTCATGGCGACATCTTCTACGGTGATGAACCCCATACTCTACGTACTAATGTCCCAAAAGTTCCGACAAGACCTACTGAGGCTGTTCAAGAGGAGAGGGCAAAGAGCAAGTGATGGTGTGGCTATGGCTGCTGCCTGA